Proteins encoded in a region of the Acetomicrobium sp. S15 = DSM 107314 genome:
- the cas3 gene encoding CRISPR-associated helicase Cas3', with product MDELLAKPDMSLLRHSTDVMHLGNDLANRMKLNSRLRLKALLACALHDIGKATIDFQEYIRRKKRKAYPHALASFPLILAAEGMMNNYYRWDSYELTATASVLTHHSPLGPELYRGFEAPGYHPNLKIFLGDLWNLLESYEVNGLPGVEQFLQFTQPLLNKDSSPATILDCVIHAKGQLKYSIRGLLQVLPAHDFAQVKSVLHLADWLASAGKHDASVLFLNSGKQIVKSFTSQFPLRNFQRQAEDSYNDNIQLRAPTGTGKTEALLLWANDAERLIYLLPTQATVNAMWKRLQCIYGDDYVALAHERANYMLRNESDEDPLEMRLFGSVFAKPVTVATLDQYLFAHLNGRHWEERRCFAKQATVVLDEIHAYEPYTLGLLVKALKTDAPARFAIASATLPPSLLKLFPKGTLIEAEHNLWQRTRHRLHLEDDLLQNVLGRALSFATSGKRVLIVVNTIREAQMLYQTLKNELNWDKCHLLHARFTFRDRQEKEEKVKDPKPGTIFIATQIVEVSLDISYDMLLTEIAPIDALVQRMGRVNRSGDQPQTPVIVCCKYSENSKHVYGKEILDYSLEILKELPASPTDQDLANATDRLYSHIMALESWNKEFNEGAQTLEEVQNILGCYTIDLSDENMRDKFITRRGQISVDVIPAAFLQDVYHLYEIGEAWRIVEYLTPVPIWWIYQFSDRFPPCKDIQHPVADLPYNSEIGLLPPYLEEDQDDMSKTHSLKDIFI from the coding sequence ATGGATGAACTGCTAGCTAAACCTGACATGTCTCTTTTAAGGCATTCAACAGATGTAATGCATTTAGGCAATGACCTTGCTAACCGTATGAAGCTAAATAGTCGTTTACGCCTGAAAGCTTTACTTGCTTGCGCGTTACACGACATAGGAAAGGCAACAATAGACTTTCAGGAATATATACGTCGTAAAAAAAGAAAAGCCTATCCCCATGCTCTGGCTTCTTTTCCGCTTATATTAGCAGCTGAAGGCATGATGAACAATTATTATCGTTGGGACAGCTACGAATTAACGGCAACAGCATCTGTCTTAACTCATCATTCCCCTTTAGGGCCTGAACTTTATAGAGGTTTTGAAGCTCCAGGATATCATCCTAATCTAAAAATATTTTTAGGAGATCTATGGAATTTACTTGAATCTTACGAAGTAAATGGGCTACCAGGTGTAGAACAATTTTTACAATTTACACAACCATTACTTAATAAGGATAGCTCGCCTGCTACCATTCTCGATTGTGTAATTCATGCTAAGGGACAGTTGAAATACAGCATAAGAGGCCTATTGCAAGTTTTGCCAGCTCATGATTTTGCCCAAGTAAAGTCAGTGTTGCATCTTGCAGATTGGTTAGCCTCGGCAGGTAAGCATGATGCTTCTGTATTGTTTTTGAATAGTGGCAAGCAGATAGTCAAATCCTTTACAAGTCAATTCCCATTACGAAACTTCCAACGACAAGCAGAAGATAGCTATAATGATAATATTCAACTTCGAGCCCCCACAGGTACAGGTAAAACCGAAGCACTTTTGCTATGGGCAAACGACGCTGAGCGTTTAATCTATTTGCTACCCACCCAGGCTACTGTCAATGCCATGTGGAAGCGCCTGCAATGTATCTATGGCGATGACTATGTAGCACTGGCGCATGAGCGAGCTAACTACATGCTTCGCAATGAAAGTGATGAAGACCCCTTAGAAATGCGCTTGTTCGGTTCTGTATTCGCCAAACCCGTAACTGTAGCAACCCTCGACCAGTACCTGTTCGCGCACCTTAACGGGCGCCATTGGGAAGAGCGCAGATGCTTTGCTAAACAAGCTACGGTCGTTTTGGACGAGATTCATGCTTATGAACCTTATACGTTGGGGCTTCTTGTGAAAGCGCTTAAAACAGATGCACCTGCTCGCTTTGCGATAGCCAGCGCCACACTCCCGCCGTCGTTATTAAAGCTATTCCCCAAAGGAACGTTAATAGAGGCCGAACACAACCTATGGCAACGGACTCGTCATCGATTACACCTTGAAGATGACTTGCTGCAAAATGTTTTAGGAAGAGCTTTATCTTTCGCTACTAGCGGCAAAAGGGTCCTAATAGTGGTTAATACTATTCGCGAAGCCCAAATGCTTTATCAAACATTGAAAAACGAGTTAAATTGGGATAAATGCCATTTACTGCATGCTCGTTTCACCTTTAGGGACAGACAAGAAAAAGAAGAAAAAGTAAAAGACCCCAAGCCAGGTACCATTTTTATCGCCACTCAAATAGTCGAAGTTAGTTTAGATATTTCCTATGATATGCTTTTAACCGAAATAGCTCCAATTGACGCATTAGTCCAACGCATGGGTCGGGTTAACCGAAGTGGCGACCAACCTCAAACTCCAGTAATTGTGTGTTGTAAATACTCCGAAAACTCTAAGCATGTTTATGGCAAAGAAATACTTGACTATAGCCTTGAAATTTTAAAAGAGCTACCTGCATCACCAACCGACCAGGATTTGGCCAATGCCACCGATAGACTTTATTCTCACATTATGGCTTTAGAAAGTTGGAACAAGGAATTTAACGAAGGGGCTCAAACATTGGAGGAAGTTCAAAACATCTTAGGATGTTACACAATAGATTTATCGGATGAAAATATGCGCGACAAATTCATCACTCGTCGAGGCCAGATATCTGTTGATGTAATACCTGCGGCGTTTTTACAAGATGTATATCATCTTTATGAAATAGGCGAGGCTTGGCGTATAGTAGAATACCTAACGCCAGTGCCAATTTGGTGGATCTATCAATTTAGCGATCGATTCCCTCCATGTAAAGACATTCAACATCCCGTTGCTGACCTTCCTTATAATAGCGAGATTGGCCTGCTGCCGCCTTATTTGGAGGAAGATCAAGATGATATGTCTAAAACGCATAGTCTAAAGGACATATTTATATAA
- the cas5 gene encoding CRISPR-associated protein Cas5, translating into MILCLKVQSPVVSFRRPLDHNYQRTLTLPPPTTLIGLAGSALGLSDRELWAKNSLLNDVKVSVWMDQEPGRASDMWTLLKIKDMKMERSPYMRELLFGVFYTIIYNADEQLLTNLYQAFQNPAYPLSLGREDELILVENITIDEASPGEPIFYGTVIAGDVRKMQIYPMLEPGIQFEPPIIAELPLNFSVDNKRLRHPQNYAVLSFLPFQLKMEIPEMQALKYQGRNFVWMNC; encoded by the coding sequence ATGATACTTTGCTTGAAAGTTCAGTCGCCAGTTGTTTCTTTCCGACGACCTTTAGATCACAACTATCAACGTACACTGACCTTACCTCCTCCTACTACTCTCATTGGTCTTGCTGGTTCTGCATTGGGACTCTCAGATCGCGAGCTTTGGGCAAAAAATAGTCTTTTAAATGATGTAAAAGTTTCAGTCTGGATGGATCAAGAACCGGGCCGTGCTAGTGATATGTGGACATTGTTGAAAATTAAAGATATGAAAATGGAACGCTCTCCTTACATGCGTGAACTTTTGTTTGGCGTATTTTATACGATCATCTATAACGCTGATGAACAGCTACTTACAAACTTATATCAAGCTTTTCAAAACCCTGCCTATCCCTTATCGCTTGGGCGAGAAGACGAGTTGATATTAGTAGAAAATATAACAATAGATGAAGCCTCTCCGGGTGAACCTATATTTTACGGTACAGTAATAGCGGGTGATGTAAGAAAAATGCAGATTTATCCGATGCTTGAACCAGGGATACAATTTGAACCACCCATAATCGCTGAACTTCCTTTGAATTTTAGTGTTGACAATAAAAGGTTGCGCCATCCACAAAATTATGCCGTTTTAAGTTTTTTGCCTTTTCAGTTAAAAATGGAAATACCGGAAATGCAAGCCCTAAAATATCAAGGGAGAAACTTCGTATGGATGAACTGCTAG
- the cas7i gene encoding type I-B CRISPR-associated protein Cas7/Cst2/DevR, with product MCKAIAIGYLIKVSAANVNASYTEGNVIVTKKVTLPDGSTIPYISGQAIRRMLRDRLAELGHALSEPFAEVSGQQVTPPIRPWEYVDEDFFGYLDPKGYRRTSPVRVSAAVGLFPFQGDRDLGTRSFERFGQAMSAGGNIFETELYANLFKGTILVELDRIGVFPTLEIKEKEQKELPIPDRRKRLQDLLEALNILWGGGRTARMLTDLSPKFIAYSRLNVKHPVFLEALSAQYENNKYVLELEPLLNALYKFETYRKSTIFGLEPGVFDNELEIRDCLKNYGGVVSVHEALQKAKKEVEDLWK from the coding sequence ATGTGCAAGGCGATTGCTATAGGTTATTTGATCAAAGTTTCAGCAGCAAACGTGAACGCCTCCTATACAGAGGGTAACGTCATAGTCACTAAAAAAGTAACCCTTCCTGATGGCAGCACAATACCCTATATTTCTGGGCAAGCTATACGCCGAATGTTGAGAGATCGATTGGCTGAACTGGGGCATGCCCTATCAGAGCCCTTTGCCGAGGTTAGTGGACAGCAAGTGACCCCGCCTATTCGTCCCTGGGAGTATGTAGATGAAGATTTCTTTGGTTATCTAGACCCCAAAGGATATCGTCGGACTTCACCTGTAAGGGTATCTGCGGCAGTGGGGTTATTCCCTTTTCAAGGTGATCGCGATCTTGGAACTAGGTCGTTTGAGCGTTTTGGGCAAGCAATGTCGGCGGGAGGCAATATATTTGAAACGGAATTATATGCAAATCTATTTAAAGGTACGATTTTGGTTGAGCTCGACAGAATAGGTGTATTCCCTACTTTAGAGATCAAAGAAAAAGAACAAAAAGAACTTCCTATCCCTGACCGCAGAAAAAGGTTACAAGATTTATTGGAGGCTCTGAATATATTGTGGGGCGGAGGACGAACTGCCAGGATGCTTACGGATCTTTCGCCAAAATTTATCGCATACAGCAGACTTAACGTCAAACATCCAGTTTTCCTTGAAGCCCTAAGTGCTCAATATGAAAATAATAAATATGTCCTGGAATTAGAGCCCCTCTTAAATGCACTATATAAGTTTGAAACGTATCGCAAGAGCACAATATTCGGATTAGAACCGGGTGTTTTTGATAATGAGCTTGAAATCAGAGACTGCCTTAAAAATTATGGAGGAGTTGTGTCTGTGCATGAGGCCCTTCAAAAGGCCAAAAAAGAGGTGGAAGACTTGTGGAAATGA
- the cas6 gene encoding CRISPR-associated endoribonuclease Cas6 translates to MRIALEFAPTAGKLILPIHYNSIIQGFIYNHIDRAISDHLHNEGTPFEKRQFRFFTFSRITGRYMMNDKNIEFTGPAKIYISSVHENLLESMVKHLLVEGQMQLEGNLCELIRIEVEERPKLARPIKFKALSPITVYSTLTMGDGRKKTYYYSPTEQDWEIQVLTNLWRKSQALGLGPKNPEYLKGARIKPIRVGKQDLRIVKYRDTVIKGWTGVYELDLPEDFFYLAYDAGLGAKNSQGFGMIKTV, encoded by the coding sequence ATGAGGATAGCGTTAGAATTTGCTCCTACAGCGGGGAAGCTTATACTCCCCATTCACTATAATAGCATAATACAAGGTTTTATCTACAACCACATCGATCGAGCTATTTCAGACCACCTCCACAACGAAGGTACGCCTTTTGAGAAACGACAGTTCCGTTTCTTCACCTTTAGCCGCATAACCGGAAGATACATGATGAATGACAAAAACATTGAGTTTACGGGCCCTGCCAAAATATATATATCTTCAGTCCATGAAAACCTTTTAGAATCGATGGTAAAACATCTCCTCGTGGAAGGGCAAATGCAATTAGAAGGTAACCTATGTGAACTTATACGAATAGAAGTAGAAGAAAGGCCAAAGTTAGCTCGACCAATAAAATTCAAAGCGCTTTCGCCCATTACGGTCTATAGCACTCTGACAATGGGTGATGGGCGCAAAAAGACTTATTACTACAGCCCAACAGAACAAGATTGGGAAATCCAAGTCCTCACAAATCTGTGGCGAAAAAGTCAGGCACTGGGTTTAGGCCCCAAAAACCCAGAATACTTAAAAGGGGCACGGATTAAACCGATTCGCGTAGGCAAACAAGACTTAAGAATTGTGAAATATCGCGACACCGTGATCAAAGGTTGGACAGGAGTCTATGAATTAGACCTGCCAGAAGACTTCTTCTACCTCGCCTATGATGCCGGTTTGGGAGCTAAAAACAGTCAGGGGTTTGGGATGATTAAGACAGTTTGA
- a CDS encoding thermonuclease family protein, producing MKKYLTLAVLLFALISAQCGHAELLYGTVKEVVDGDTVKVELASGAVETVRYLLIDTPELHHPKRGEEELGKEAYLANRALVQGRRVALELDQVTKDRYGRLLAYVWLETPSGRELVNAVLVERGLALPYVFPPNERYLPLIREAASRAQRREKGLWGRAKWRFFTPEQMWAELPYLAGFFVTLRVKPEEIVHSGSRYLLVQGKGRSVVVVYKDNLHLFPSLDELKGRPFRIVGKVTAGYRGAEVVLNDPLQIMAVQRPAELAQM from the coding sequence ATGAAGAAGTATTTAACCTTGGCGGTGCTGCTTTTTGCCCTCATATCGGCACAATGTGGGCATGCTGAGCTTCTTTATGGCACCGTAAAAGAAGTAGTAGATGGCGACACGGTAAAGGTAGAGCTTGCTTCAGGTGCTGTGGAGACGGTGCGGTATCTTTTGATCGATACTCCCGAACTTCACCACCCCAAGCGCGGGGAGGAGGAGTTAGGGAAAGAGGCATACTTGGCCAACAGGGCGCTTGTGCAGGGCAGGCGGGTGGCCCTTGAGCTCGACCAAGTGACAAAAGACAGATACGGGCGCTTGCTGGCTTATGTGTGGCTCGAGACGCCGTCGGGAAGGGAGTTGGTCAACGCCGTTTTGGTGGAGAGGGGATTGGCCCTTCCTTACGTATTCCCCCCAAACGAGCGATATCTGCCTCTCATACGCGAGGCTGCTTCGAGGGCGCAACGTCGGGAAAAGGGCCTGTGGGGCAGGGCAAAATGGAGGTTTTTTACGCCCGAACAGATGTGGGCCGAATTGCCGTACCTTGCCGGATTTTTCGTCACCTTGAGGGTAAAGCCGGAGGAGATAGTGCACAGCGGCAGTCGATACTTATTGGTCCAGGGTAAAGGCAGGAGCGTCGTTGTGGTCTATAAAGACAATCTGCACCTCTTTCCTTCCCTGGACGAGCTGAAAGGGCGCCCTTTTAGGATAGTAGGCAAGGTTACGGCGGGATACAGAGGGGCCGAGGTCGTGTTGAACGACCCGCTTCAGATAATGGCCGTCCAGAGACCCGCCGAATTGGCGCAGATGTAA
- a CDS encoding AsmA-like C-terminal region-containing protein has translation MDKKKLSKWILICAGIVVAVLAIGFIVLLNSDIGSEQVAKELESAGQAINGDISVSSVRGNPIVGYSIEGLSLTSPVGLDLSAEKINLNLDLSGLLKGKVALSSVNLKRVAVDIKDPARLKELFPAGPGGELVLPELEINVSDIAVTIPQVSFAISQGKANLSPSAVDFSFKGKVSDIEVEEEGRVRIDKGTIVLEKDTVRMGGAVLEASGKLYPELDLSGKLEGLDLVRLTALWPASQKLGVEGKLSGAFTARGPLSAPSIEGELAVSGGKIYGTAIDKATGKWRFAEGKLYVEPIEGKVLGASVGGSLALTLENLQTKLTLNAEGFDLAQARQIFPKLPPVEGKVEKATLSLAGSLLTPTGEVKVSIPSLKVAGIPVESIEATAGLSSKKEISLSSKGLFMGSQATATGKVFLEEEPRINVSLAAPGLSLKKVTSYFPQTQKLNIDGNAEVKLTAEGKAFAPNLSGTLRSDSVTVQGVALRSIDASFALEGDSFVVNSASAKLYDGTLSASGRIESLLKEPVLALQGDGKGLPVEAARSFVPAIPEGVAGKVDVEWKASGKLASPSIEATARSSALNLYKGMSLKALEAQFAYAPQKLEISKAKASLLDGSLEAAGAVSLADGGALDVKGSFKEVSLGALPFEAQLPLEGRLSGTFQLSGALTAPALQAEAQVPHLTAGPVSLENIQVALKGSPTHFATEKLTASLGGAPIVGKVEAKSEEGKWKANFEASGEGINAAKFLSEGYAGLVEGTLNFNFNGEYGGSLKGTGRITSPELTVRGARLNDVELPVALDGEKLSLGEGNALLYGGKLTAGVALWLEGLEWQAKVHAEGVDMEPLLKEVVALEGRVTGKASLDLEAKGKGANTKNLSGQGKFQAKDGEIADFKAVKAAAAIAGRKSIPYSTAAVNFVMDGVSVYIMPGSHMTAPAGDPLYRYVNIDGSVFYTKRLELHGMAEVNLQVLNAFVGAVKGVATGGASIQEALQGLLGGIMPGSSTGDFREVSFDIAGTFDSPKLMSLQVQRKPTEQQPTGTTDDKQQLKLDIPVGSGTESGNSTGDQLKKQILQQIFKSIQD, from the coding sequence GTGGATAAGAAGAAGTTATCCAAGTGGATTTTGATATGCGCCGGCATCGTCGTAGCCGTTTTGGCGATAGGGTTCATCGTGCTTTTAAACAGCGACATAGGAAGCGAGCAGGTTGCCAAAGAGTTGGAGTCAGCCGGCCAGGCGATCAACGGCGATATATCGGTTTCGTCGGTCCGCGGAAATCCTATAGTAGGCTATTCGATAGAGGGACTTTCTCTCACCTCCCCTGTGGGGCTTGACCTCTCGGCCGAGAAGATCAACTTAAACCTGGACCTCTCGGGCCTGCTGAAAGGAAAGGTTGCGCTGAGTTCCGTCAACCTAAAAAGGGTAGCAGTCGACATAAAGGACCCTGCGAGATTGAAGGAACTTTTCCCGGCAGGGCCGGGAGGGGAGCTCGTTCTGCCCGAGCTCGAGATCAATGTCAGCGATATCGCGGTAACGATACCTCAGGTCAGTTTTGCCATATCGCAGGGGAAAGCCAATCTCTCCCCTTCCGCCGTTGACTTTAGCTTCAAAGGGAAGGTTTCGGATATAGAGGTCGAGGAGGAGGGAAGGGTCAGGATAGACAAAGGCACCATCGTTTTAGAAAAAGACACAGTGAGGATGGGCGGAGCCGTGCTTGAGGCCTCGGGAAAGCTCTATCCGGAGCTCGATCTTTCTGGAAAGCTCGAAGGGCTCGATCTCGTCAGATTGACGGCACTTTGGCCGGCCTCCCAAAAACTGGGCGTAGAGGGAAAGCTATCCGGCGCCTTTACCGCTCGAGGCCCGTTGAGTGCTCCTTCGATCGAGGGAGAATTGGCCGTAAGCGGCGGCAAGATATACGGGACCGCCATCGATAAGGCCACTGGCAAGTGGCGCTTTGCCGAGGGCAAGCTGTACGTAGAGCCCATCGAGGGGAAAGTCCTTGGCGCATCGGTAGGCGGGTCGCTTGCCTTGACGCTCGAGAATTTGCAGACTAAGTTGACACTAAATGCAGAAGGGTTTGATCTCGCTCAAGCGCGGCAGATATTTCCTAAACTCCCGCCCGTGGAGGGAAAGGTAGAGAAGGCCACGCTCTCGCTGGCCGGGTCTCTCTTAACGCCCACTGGAGAGGTGAAGGTTTCAATCCCTTCCCTGAAGGTCGCGGGCATTCCGGTCGAGTCCATTGAAGCGACGGCTGGGCTTTCTTCTAAAAAAGAGATTTCCTTAAGCAGTAAGGGGCTCTTTATGGGTTCTCAGGCCACGGCCACGGGCAAGGTGTTTTTGGAGGAAGAACCGCGCATAAACGTCTCCCTTGCGGCACCGGGCTTGTCGCTAAAAAAGGTGACCAGCTACTTCCCTCAAACTCAAAAACTTAATATCGACGGCAACGCGGAGGTCAAGCTCACGGCGGAGGGAAAAGCATTCGCCCCGAACCTGAGCGGTACGCTGCGTTCCGATAGCGTAACCGTGCAGGGGGTGGCGCTTCGCTCCATAGATGCCTCGTTTGCGTTAGAGGGCGATTCTTTCGTCGTCAATTCGGCATCAGCTAAGTTGTACGACGGAACGCTTTCTGCCTCCGGACGCATCGAAAGCCTGCTCAAGGAACCGGTGCTTGCTCTACAGGGCGATGGCAAGGGTTTGCCTGTGGAGGCCGCAAGGTCTTTTGTGCCTGCCATTCCAGAAGGCGTTGCGGGTAAGGTCGATGTGGAGTGGAAAGCGTCGGGCAAGCTCGCTTCTCCGAGCATCGAGGCGACCGCGCGGTCTTCGGCACTCAACTTATATAAGGGCATGAGCCTCAAGGCTTTGGAGGCGCAATTCGCCTACGCTCCTCAAAAATTGGAGATCTCAAAAGCCAAGGCCTCTCTGTTGGACGGCAGCCTTGAGGCTGCGGGTGCGGTCTCTTTGGCCGATGGGGGTGCCCTCGACGTTAAAGGCTCGTTCAAAGAGGTCTCCTTGGGGGCTCTGCCCTTCGAGGCGCAGCTTCCGTTAGAGGGGCGCCTTTCGGGGACGTTCCAGTTGAGCGGCGCGCTGACTGCACCCGCGCTTCAGGCAGAGGCGCAGGTGCCCCATCTGACGGCGGGGCCGGTCTCGCTGGAGAACATCCAGGTTGCGCTCAAGGGAAGCCCAACCCATTTTGCCACGGAGAAGTTGACCGCATCGCTCGGCGGCGCTCCTATCGTCGGGAAGGTGGAGGCCAAAAGCGAAGAGGGCAAGTGGAAGGCCAATTTTGAGGCCTCTGGCGAGGGCATAAATGCAGCTAAGTTTTTGTCCGAAGGATATGCTGGTTTAGTTGAAGGGACCTTGAACTTCAACTTCAACGGAGAATATGGCGGAAGCCTCAAGGGGACCGGGCGGATCACGTCGCCCGAACTGACCGTCCGCGGAGCAAGGCTCAACGACGTCGAGCTCCCTGTAGCCTTGGACGGCGAGAAGCTTTCGCTGGGCGAGGGGAACGCCCTCCTATACGGTGGTAAATTGACTGCGGGCGTAGCGCTATGGTTGGAGGGGTTGGAATGGCAGGCCAAGGTGCACGCCGAGGGCGTAGATATGGAGCCGCTCCTGAAAGAGGTCGTAGCCCTTGAGGGGAGAGTAACCGGCAAGGCCTCGCTCGATTTGGAGGCAAAGGGCAAGGGTGCGAACACGAAAAACCTATCCGGGCAAGGGAAATTCCAGGCCAAAGACGGCGAAATAGCTGACTTTAAGGCCGTCAAGGCTGCAGCCGCCATCGCCGGGCGTAAAAGCATACCTTACAGCACTGCAGCGGTTAACTTCGTCATGGACGGGGTTTCCGTGTATATAATGCCGGGAAGCCACATGACGGCTCCAGCGGGCGACCCGCTTTACCGCTATGTGAACATAGACGGAAGCGTGTTCTACACCAAGAGGCTGGAGCTTCACGGCATGGCCGAGGTGAATTTACAAGTTTTAAATGCTTTTGTCGGTGCTGTGAAGGGGGTTGCTACGGGCGGAGCATCGATTCAAGAGGCGCTTCAAGGGCTTTTGGGCGGCATAATGCCCGGCTCTTCGACGGGGGATTTTCGGGAGGTCTCTTTCGACATCGCCGGCACGTTCGACTCTCCAAAACTCATGAGCCTGCAAGTCCAAAGAAAGCCTACAGAGCAGCAACCCACGGGGACCACAGATGACAAGCAACAACTCAAGCTCGATATACCCGTGGGGAGCGGAACAGAATCGGGCAACAGCACGGGAGATCAACTGAAGAAGCAGATCCTTCAGCAGATATTCAAGAGCATTCAGGACTGA
- the larC gene encoding nickel insertion protein: MIIFEAHTSGVDEGRLLSSLVSISGEAASKRLTDGNWTEGLSFSIESVARDGMTSLKVCPCVSRASHHRHRSLDEAKSWLEKVADAASAPREALERALSAVELVARCRASLSGTPVDETPLGIEGEVSRIASALTFFVLLSEMKEEALSTPLCVSGAPDGDTFLANSVIFAIAAERNIPLLGSNRHGVGTSPLGCVMLATGARFVRALPSIVPQRTSYGASFDPRYTTPIRAIKTRDESLEEVYMLEATLDDITGEEIALALERLQESTLEAHLLQGLGKKGRPLFVLRALATYAELDAALRCILEDTTTIGVRYWPVSRMRMERNIEQKRLWEGGPFVRVKVSRLGDLVKEKVEFEDIKALKYPPKNTDSAQS; this comes from the coding sequence ATGATAATATTTGAGGCACACACTTCAGGCGTTGACGAAGGCAGACTCCTTTCGAGCCTCGTATCGATATCGGGCGAAGCGGCTTCAAAGCGCCTGACCGACGGCAACTGGACGGAGGGCCTTTCTTTCTCCATTGAAAGCGTTGCGCGGGACGGCATGACATCCCTCAAGGTTTGCCCTTGCGTTTCCCGTGCATCGCACCATAGACATAGATCGCTGGACGAAGCGAAGTCTTGGCTCGAAAAAGTTGCCGATGCTGCCTCTGCTCCGAGGGAAGCCTTAGAAAGGGCACTCTCCGCTGTCGAATTGGTCGCGCGTTGCCGCGCATCGCTGAGCGGCACGCCTGTGGACGAAACTCCTTTAGGGATAGAAGGAGAGGTTTCGAGGATCGCCTCGGCCCTGACTTTTTTCGTCTTGCTCTCAGAGATGAAAGAAGAGGCGCTTTCGACGCCCTTGTGCGTTTCCGGAGCTCCAGACGGTGATACGTTTTTGGCGAATTCGGTCATCTTCGCCATCGCCGCCGAGAGAAACATCCCCCTTCTCGGCAGCAACCGTCACGGTGTGGGAACTTCCCCGCTCGGATGCGTGATGTTAGCTACAGGGGCGCGCTTCGTCCGTGCCCTACCTTCGATAGTTCCGCAGCGAACTTCCTATGGCGCCTCTTTCGACCCACGCTACACTACGCCCATAAGGGCCATAAAAACAAGAGATGAAAGCCTCGAAGAGGTTTATATGCTCGAGGCCACGCTCGACGACATCACAGGCGAAGAGATCGCCCTTGCCCTCGAACGCCTCCAAGAGTCGACGCTCGAGGCCCACCTCCTCCAGGGTTTGGGCAAAAAAGGCCGTCCTCTATTCGTTCTCAGGGCATTGGCTACGTACGCAGAGCTCGATGCGGCGCTCAGGTGTATCCTGGAGGATACGACGACGATAGGCGTCCGCTACTGGCCCGTTTCAAGAATGAGGATGGAGCGCAATATCGAGCAAAAGAGGCTTTGGGAGGGCGGACCTTTCGTACGAGTGAAGGTTTCCCGCTTGGGGGACCTGGTGAAAGAGAAAGTCGAGTTCGAGGACATAAAGGCCCTGAAATACCCTCCCAAAAACACCGATAGCGCTCAGTCCTGA
- the larE gene encoding ATP-dependent sacrificial sulfur transferase LarE: protein MERNLADKVERLKNHIASMGKVAILLSGGVDSTFLAEVSRRTLGGNAVAITFRSSLAPAEEAEEAAKWAQLAKMEHYIIDSNEFDVDEVRANGPDRCYYCRKHRQELALAWAEETGWDGAFCDGANADDLNDYRPGLRAADEAGVRHPLAEVGFSKAEIRSAAKAMGLECWNRPSSPCLASRFPYGFPLSAELLKMVEAAEKSLHEMGFSEFRVRCFPHGLAVAEVSPTEMDRAWSLRRDIASLLRGFGFSFVAMDLEGHVGGKLNRSIQKESRQLPDSQNFKG from the coding sequence TTGGAGAGGAATTTGGCGGATAAAGTAGAGAGACTAAAAAATCATATCGCATCGATGGGCAAAGTGGCAATACTACTCTCCGGCGGAGTAGACAGCACATTCTTGGCCGAGGTATCGCGGCGAACCTTGGGCGGTAACGCCGTCGCTATCACTTTTCGCTCATCCCTCGCCCCGGCAGAAGAGGCCGAAGAAGCCGCAAAGTGGGCTCAGCTTGCAAAAATGGAGCATTACATCATCGACTCAAACGAATTTGACGTTGACGAAGTCAGGGCAAACGGGCCGGATCGCTGTTACTACTGCAGGAAGCACCGCCAAGAGTTGGCCCTGGCATGGGCTGAAGAAACTGGGTGGGATGGAGCTTTTTGCGACGGCGCAAACGCCGACGACTTAAACGACTACAGGCCGGGCCTAAGGGCTGCGGACGAAGCCGGCGTGCGGCATCCGCTGGCCGAGGTGGGCTTTTCCAAAGCCGAAATAAGGAGCGCAGCCAAAGCCATGGGGTTGGAATGCTGGAACCGCCCCAGCTCGCCGTGCCTCGCATCTCGCTTCCCATACGGCTTTCCACTCTCGGCCGAGCTGCTAAAGATGGTGGAAGCCGCAGAGAAAAGCCTGCACGAAATGGGCTTTTCAGAGTTTAGAGTGAGGTGTTTCCCCCACGGGCTCGCCGTGGCGGAGGTAAGTCCAACAGAGATGGACAGGGCATGGTCACTGCGGCGCGATATCGCAAGTCTCTTGAGGGGTTTTGGCTTTTCTTTCGTGGCGATGGACCTCGAAGGGCATGTCGGCGGCAAGCTCAACCGCTCCATACAAAAAGAGAGCCGCCAGTTGCCCGACAGCCAAAATTTCAAAGGTTAA